The Halomicronema hongdechloris C2206 genome includes a window with the following:
- the hisD gene encoding histidinol dehydrogenase — protein sequence MLRIIHQQTEARTELQRICARTHDDQVFRKEATVREILQAVRRQGDTALLRYTADFDHQTLTADELRIRGSELDAAYQQVSRELLDAIRLACRNIEAFHRQRMPKSWVQFHDDNVVLGKRYTPVDRAGIYVPGGRAAYPSTVLMNAIPAQVAGVPRIVMVTPPGEHKSLNPAILVAAQEAGITEIYRIGGAQAIAALAYGTDTIPNVNVITGPGNIYVTLAKKLVYGIVGIDSLAGPSEVLIIADSTANPVHVATDLLAQAEHDPMAAAILITTDMALAETVAAQVAHQLRDHPRQTLTEKAIAHHGVAIVVESLEAAAELSNQFAPEHLELEVADPWQLLEHIRHAGAIFLGHHTPEAVGDYLAGPNHTLPTSGAARYASALGAETFMKHSSLIQYSPVALHKVAGAIDVLTQAEGLPSHGASVQRRTQPGSTD from the coding sequence ATGCTGCGCATCATTCATCAGCAAACTGAAGCCAGAACGGAACTACAGCGCATCTGTGCTCGCACCCACGACGATCAAGTATTCCGCAAGGAAGCCACTGTACGGGAAATCTTACAAGCCGTCCGCAGACAAGGAGACACCGCCCTGCTGCGGTATACAGCCGATTTTGACCATCAAACCCTAACTGCCGATGAGTTGCGGATTCGGGGCTCAGAATTAGACGCGGCCTATCAGCAAGTGTCGAGGGAATTACTCGATGCCATTCGACTCGCCTGTCGGAACATCGAAGCCTTTCACCGGCAGCGTATGCCCAAGAGTTGGGTTCAGTTCCACGACGATAATGTGGTGTTGGGGAAACGCTATACTCCCGTCGATCGAGCCGGTATATACGTTCCCGGGGGGCGGGCTGCTTACCCGAGTACCGTCCTAATGAATGCCATTCCTGCCCAGGTAGCCGGTGTGCCTCGCATCGTCATGGTAACTCCTCCGGGGGAACACAAAAGCCTCAACCCGGCAATACTAGTGGCTGCCCAGGAAGCAGGCATCACTGAAATCTATCGGATTGGTGGGGCCCAAGCCATTGCAGCATTAGCCTACGGCACAGACACCATTCCCAACGTCAACGTTATTACCGGTCCTGGCAACATCTACGTCACCCTGGCCAAGAAACTAGTGTACGGCATCGTCGGCATCGACTCCCTGGCCGGTCCCTCAGAAGTCCTCATCATTGCCGACAGTACTGCCAATCCAGTCCACGTTGCCACCGATCTCCTAGCCCAGGCCGAGCATGACCCCATGGCGGCGGCCATCTTGATTACGACCGATATGGCCTTAGCAGAAACCGTGGCTGCTCAAGTGGCCCATCAGCTGAGAGACCATCCTCGCCAAACCTTAACGGAAAAGGCCATTGCCCACCATGGGGTGGCCATTGTGGTTGAGTCCTTAGAGGCCGCAGCAGAGCTATCCAACCAGTTTGCCCCAGAACACTTGGAATTAGAAGTTGCAGACCCCTGGCAGCTGCTAGAGCACATTCGCCACGCTGGGGCTATTTTCTTGGGCCACCACACACCAGAAGCTGTGGGCGACTATCTGGCTGGCCCTAACCACACCCTACCCACCTCTGGGGCCGCTCGTTATGCCTCTGCTCTGGGGGCCGAGACCTTCATGAAGCATTCCAGTTTGATTCAATACTCCCCAGTAGCGCTACACAAAGTAGCAGGTGCCATTGATGTGCTGACTCAAGCGGAAGGGCTACCGTCCCACGGCGCCTCGGTACAGCGACGGACCCAACCCGGATCGACTGACTAG
- a CDS encoding phosphoketolase family protein, giving the protein MVLATSPETAPLSDQELGQIHAYWRACNYLAVGMIYLKDNPMLQQPLQPDHIKYRLLGHWGSSPALSFTYIHLNRLIKQQDLSIIFLAGPGHGAPGVLGPVYLEGTYSEIYPDKSEDIEGLRKFFKQFSFPGHIGSHVTPETPGSIHEGGELGYSLAHAYGAVFDNPDLIAAVVVGDGEAETGPLATAWHSNKFLNPIRDGAVLPILNLNGYKIANPTILARISDDELANLFRGYGYTPYIVAGQDPETMHQAMAATLDACVDQIHAIQQTARNSGQAERPRWPMIILRTPKGWTGPEEVDGHKVEGFWRAHQVPMGGMHSNPEHVQRLEAWMRSYKPEELFDDTGRLIPELKTLAPTGHRRMSANPAANGGLVRRELRLPDFRQYAIEVPKPATLEAQNTKIMSYFLRDTMRENPHNFRLFGPDETASNRLNAVYEVTKKAWMAEFLPEDLDGSELARDGRVMEMLSEHTLEGWLEGYLLTGRHGLFHTYEAFAHVIDSMFNQHAKWLDICKHHVPWRAPVSSLNILLSSVVWRQDHNGFSHQDPGFLDLVTNKNPDVVRIYLPPDANCLLSVTDHCLRSTDYVNVVVADKQSHLQYLSAEEAIKHCTKGIGIWDWASNDDCGIEPDIPDVIMACCGDIPTRESLAATAILREEFPELKIRFINVVDLFRLIPEREHPHGLSNADFDTLFTPDKPVIFNFHGYPWLIHKLTYRRTNQHRIHVRGYKEQGNINTPLELAIKNQIDRFNLVIDVIDRVPKLLSAAAHVKERMKNRIIDCLNHSYTEGRDRPEEANWTWPH; this is encoded by the coding sequence ATGGTATTAGCCACCTCTCCAGAAACGGCCCCCCTGTCTGACCAAGAACTCGGTCAAATTCATGCCTACTGGCGCGCCTGCAATTATCTAGCCGTAGGTATGATCTATCTCAAAGACAATCCCATGCTGCAGCAGCCCCTGCAGCCGGATCACATTAAATATCGTCTATTAGGCCACTGGGGTTCTTCCCCCGCCCTCAGCTTCACCTACATCCACCTAAACCGACTGATCAAACAACAAGACCTCAGCATCATCTTCCTGGCTGGCCCAGGTCATGGTGCCCCCGGCGTACTGGGTCCGGTTTACCTAGAGGGCACCTACTCCGAAATATATCCAGACAAGAGTGAAGACATCGAAGGCCTGCGCAAGTTCTTCAAGCAGTTTTCCTTCCCGGGCCACATCGGCAGCCATGTCACCCCCGAGACACCAGGCTCCATTCACGAGGGGGGAGAATTGGGCTACAGCCTGGCCCATGCCTATGGTGCTGTCTTCGACAACCCCGATCTGATTGCCGCCGTAGTGGTGGGCGATGGCGAAGCGGAAACCGGCCCCTTGGCAACGGCCTGGCACTCGAATAAGTTTCTCAATCCGATTCGAGACGGGGCCGTGCTGCCCATTCTTAACCTGAATGGATATAAAATCGCCAACCCCACCATCCTGGCCCGCATCTCCGACGACGAACTCGCTAACCTCTTCCGCGGCTATGGCTACACCCCCTACATCGTGGCCGGCCAAGACCCAGAGACCATGCACCAAGCCATGGCGGCCACCCTCGATGCCTGCGTCGATCAGATCCACGCCATTCAGCAGACCGCCCGCAACAGCGGCCAGGCCGAGCGCCCCCGCTGGCCCATGATCATCCTGCGCACCCCCAAAGGCTGGACTGGCCCAGAAGAGGTGGATGGCCACAAGGTAGAAGGGTTTTGGCGCGCCCACCAGGTGCCCATGGGGGGCATGCACAGCAACCCTGAGCATGTGCAGCGACTAGAAGCCTGGATGCGGTCTTACAAGCCGGAAGAGCTGTTCGATGACACCGGTCGACTCATTCCCGAATTAAAAACCCTCGCCCCCACTGGCCACCGTCGCATGAGCGCGAACCCCGCCGCCAACGGCGGGCTAGTACGGCGAGAGTTACGGTTGCCAGACTTTCGCCAATACGCCATCGAGGTGCCCAAACCGGCTACCCTGGAGGCCCAAAATACGAAGATCATGAGCTATTTCCTGCGAGACACCATGCGGGAAAATCCCCATAATTTTCGGCTCTTTGGCCCCGATGAAACCGCCTCTAACCGGCTCAACGCCGTCTATGAGGTGACCAAGAAAGCCTGGATGGCTGAATTTCTGCCAGAAGACCTGGATGGCAGCGAACTGGCTCGGGATGGCCGGGTGATGGAGATGCTGAGTGAACACACCCTGGAAGGGTGGCTAGAGGGCTACCTCTTGACGGGGCGCCACGGCCTCTTCCACACCTACGAGGCCTTTGCCCATGTGATCGATTCCATGTTCAATCAGCACGCCAAGTGGCTAGACATTTGCAAACACCATGTGCCTTGGCGGGCGCCGGTATCGTCCCTGAATATCTTGCTATCGTCGGTGGTCTGGCGGCAAGATCACAACGGCTTTAGCCACCAGGATCCTGGCTTTTTGGACCTGGTCACTAATAAAAATCCAGATGTGGTGCGCATTTACCTGCCCCCCGATGCCAACTGTTTGCTCTCCGTCACCGACCACTGCCTGCGCAGTACTGATTACGTCAACGTGGTGGTAGCAGACAAGCAAAGCCATCTGCAATATCTGTCTGCCGAAGAGGCCATCAAGCATTGCACCAAGGGCATCGGCATTTGGGATTGGGCTAGTAACGATGATTGCGGGATAGAACCGGATATTCCCGATGTGATCATGGCCTGCTGCGGGGATATTCCCACCCGCGAATCCCTAGCGGCCACGGCTATTCTGCGGGAAGAGTTTCCCGAACTGAAAATTCGCTTTATCAACGTGGTGGATCTATTCCGACTGATACCAGAACGGGAGCATCCCCATGGTCTGTCCAACGCCGATTTCGATACCCTCTTCACCCCAGATAAACCGGTGATCTTCAATTTCCATGGCTATCCCTGGTTGATTCACAAGCTCACCTACCGCCGCACCAATCAACATCGCATTCATGTGCGCGGTTACAAGGAACAGGGCAATATCAATACCCCCCTGGAGTTAGCCATCAAGAACCAGATTGATCGGTTTAATTTGGTGATTGACGTGATTGATCGGGTACCCAAGTTGCTGTCCGCCGCTGCCCACGTGAAGGAGCGCATGAAGAATCGCATTATCGACTGTCTCAACCATTCTTATACCGAAGGGCGAGACCGTCCTGAAGAAGCCAACTGGACCTGGCCGCACTAG
- the hslO gene encoding Hsp33 family molecular chaperone HslO, producing the protein MADQLIRATAADGGIRVVGVIANRLTEEARQRHQLSYVATAALGRTMAAGLLLASNMKRTEARVNIRIRGDGPLGGILVDAGIDGTVRGYVDNPTIELPPNPIGKLDVGGAVGRQGYVYVVRDVGYGYPYSSTVELVSGEIGDDLTHYLATSEQTPSALILGVFVGASGVEAAGGLLLQVLPRAARDQDLVDKLESRLAGLSGFTPLLREKKSLPHIFESLVGDMGLELLPESQLVRFHCPCSHHRMLGALKLLGEAELQDMIEKDDGAEATCHFCNEVYWANASELANLIEDLRVEQAESGA; encoded by the coding sequence ATGGCAGATCAGCTAATTCGGGCGACGGCAGCAGATGGTGGCATCCGGGTTGTTGGGGTGATTGCTAACCGTCTGACAGAGGAGGCTCGGCAGCGACATCAGTTGTCTTATGTGGCGACAGCGGCCCTAGGACGGACCATGGCTGCTGGCCTGTTACTGGCCTCCAATATGAAGCGGACAGAGGCACGGGTGAATATTCGGATTCGAGGCGATGGCCCCCTAGGGGGCATCTTAGTGGATGCCGGTATTGATGGCACGGTGCGGGGATATGTGGATAATCCCACCATTGAATTGCCGCCTAATCCCATTGGTAAATTGGATGTCGGCGGTGCTGTGGGCCGCCAAGGTTACGTCTATGTGGTGCGGGATGTGGGCTATGGCTATCCTTACTCCAGTACGGTGGAGCTGGTATCTGGAGAAATCGGCGATGATCTCACCCACTATCTGGCTACTTCGGAGCAGACACCATCGGCGTTGATCTTGGGCGTATTCGTCGGAGCCTCTGGGGTAGAGGCTGCTGGGGGATTGCTGCTGCAAGTGCTGCCCCGGGCCGCTCGTGATCAAGATCTTGTCGACAAACTGGAATCTCGGCTAGCGGGGCTGAGTGGGTTTACTCCCCTGCTGCGGGAGAAAAAGAGTCTGCCCCATATCTTTGAGAGTCTGGTGGGTGACATGGGACTGGAGCTGTTACCCGAGAGCCAATTAGTGCGGTTCCATTGCCCCTGTTCCCATCACCGCATGTTGGGCGCCTTGAAGCTGCTAGGGGAAGCGGAACTGCAGGACATGATTGAGAAAGATGATGGGGCAGAGGCGACCTGTCACTTCTGCAATGAAGTCTACTGGGCCAATGCCTCAGAATTAGCCAACCTAATCGAAGACTTGCGCGTCGAGCAGGCAGAATCTGGGGCTTAG
- a CDS encoding four-carbon acid sugar kinase family protein — translation MTAKPKIIVLDDDPTGSQTVHSCLLLLQWDVETLRLGLKDASPIFFILTNTRALTPREAETVTREVCRNLKQAITVEGIADFLVVSRSDSTLRGHYPIETDAIAQELGPFDAHFLIPAFFEGGRITRQGTHYLSTNDVDTPVHQTEFAQDSVFSYHHSYLPDYVAEKTQGRIPADQVQVFSLDAIRAGSHQRLMALTGNTCCAVDGEQQSDLDRFAQDVLQAAAQGKRFLFRSAASILTALAALPPQPVDPQHMNTYVRQGHPGVVLVGSHVQKSTQQLYILLQAPGVTGIEVDLVKWHQDDTSDETRHHLLQSTLEQAHTAHSQGQTAVIYTSRQELTFADSQTRLNFGKQVSALLMDIVRSLPADLGFLISKGGITSNDTLSQGLALRTARLLGQILPGCSIVRTPDSHPQFPGLPVVLFPGNVGDEDGLVTVYRRLAWESTGA, via the coding sequence ATGACTGCTAAGCCCAAGATCATTGTTCTCGATGACGATCCTACGGGCTCCCAAACAGTCCATAGCTGTTTATTGCTACTGCAATGGGACGTTGAGACCCTACGGCTTGGGCTCAAGGATGCCTCCCCGATTTTCTTCATCTTGACCAATACCCGGGCCTTGACTCCGAGGGAGGCGGAAACTGTCACGCGAGAGGTTTGTCGTAACTTGAAGCAGGCGATTACCGTTGAGGGAATAGCAGATTTCTTGGTGGTCAGTCGCTCAGATTCGACCTTGCGGGGACATTACCCGATAGAGACAGATGCGATCGCACAGGAGCTGGGTCCCTTCGATGCCCACTTTCTAATTCCCGCCTTCTTCGAAGGGGGACGCATCACCCGCCAGGGCACCCATTACCTAAGCACGAATGACGTTGATACCCCGGTGCACCAGACCGAATTTGCCCAGGATTCCGTCTTCAGCTACCACCACAGCTACCTGCCCGACTATGTCGCCGAAAAGACCCAAGGCCGCATCCCAGCCGATCAGGTGCAAGTATTCAGCCTGGACGCCATTCGAGCCGGCAGCCACCAACGGCTCATGGCCTTAACCGGAAATACTTGCTGCGCCGTCGATGGCGAGCAGCAGAGCGATCTAGATAGGTTTGCCCAAGATGTGCTGCAGGCAGCGGCCCAAGGAAAAAGATTTTTGTTTCGCAGTGCCGCCAGTATTCTCACGGCTCTGGCGGCACTGCCGCCCCAACCGGTGGATCCCCAACACATGAACACCTATGTCCGTCAAGGCCATCCCGGCGTTGTGCTAGTTGGGTCCCATGTCCAGAAAAGTACCCAGCAGCTCTACATCCTGCTGCAAGCCCCCGGCGTCACTGGCATTGAAGTAGACCTGGTTAAATGGCACCAGGATGACACTAGCGATGAGACTCGGCACCACCTCTTACAGTCCACATTGGAGCAGGCGCATACGGCCCACAGCCAGGGGCAAACGGCAGTAATCTACACTAGCCGCCAGGAACTGACCTTCGCCGATAGCCAGACCCGGCTCAACTTTGGCAAGCAAGTGTCAGCACTCCTCATGGATATTGTCCGTAGCCTACCCGCCGATCTGGGCTTTTTAATCAGCAAGGGGGGCATCACCTCCAACGACACCCTGAGCCAAGGCTTAGCCCTACGGACGGCTCGCTTACTAGGGCAGATTCTGCCGGGGTGCTCCATTGTCCGTACTCCGGACAGCCACCCCCAATTCCCTGGATTACCAGTGGTTCTATTTCCTGGCAACGTCGGCGATGAAGACGGCTTAGTCACCGTCTACCGTCGCCTAGCCTGGGAGAGCACTGGTGCCTAA
- a CDS encoding TatD family hydrolase — protein MQLIDTHVHINFDAFQADLDQIAEAWRRAGIVHLVHSCVDPQEFPVTQAIANRFPEVSFAVGLHPLDMDKWCGEATSGEIRSLAMSDKRVVAIGETGLDFFKATDYEVQLEAFRAQLRLARELTLPVIIHCREAARPMADLLWRFWQEEGPVTGVMHCWAGTPDETQWFLDLGFYVSFSGIVTFKNANTVKASAQMVPCDRILVETDCPFLTPEPCRKERRNQPAYVHHVANHVATLRGVSLETLAAQTTANAVRLFNLPISLSQSELSTTHGS, from the coding sequence ATGCAACTGATCGATACCCACGTCCATATTAATTTCGATGCCTTTCAGGCCGATCTCGATCAGATCGCTGAGGCCTGGCGTCGTGCTGGCATTGTTCACCTGGTTCATTCCTGTGTAGATCCTCAGGAGTTTCCTGTGACTCAGGCTATTGCGAATCGCTTTCCCGAGGTGTCCTTTGCTGTGGGGCTGCATCCCCTGGATATGGATAAGTGGTGTGGCGAGGCTACATCCGGTGAGATTCGCTCCCTGGCGATGTCAGATAAGCGGGTGGTGGCCATTGGTGAGACGGGGTTGGATTTCTTTAAGGCGACGGATTACGAGGTGCAGCTGGAGGCGTTTCGAGCCCAATTGAGGTTGGCTCGAGAGCTCACTCTACCAGTGATCATTCATTGTCGCGAGGCGGCTCGGCCGATGGCTGATCTACTCTGGCGGTTCTGGCAGGAGGAGGGCCCGGTAACCGGGGTGATGCACTGCTGGGCAGGGACACCGGACGAAACTCAATGGTTTCTTGATTTAGGGTTCTATGTGAGTTTTAGCGGTATTGTCACGTTTAAGAACGCGAACACGGTGAAGGCGTCGGCCCAGATGGTGCCATGCGATCGCATCCTAGTCGAAACCGATTGCCCCTTTCTGACGCCAGAGCCATGCCGTAAAGAGCGGCGTAACCAACCCGCCTACGTCCACCATGTAGCCAACCACGTCGCTACCTTACGCGGTGTTTCTCTAGAGACCTTGGCTGCCCAAACAACTGCTAACGCCGTTCGGTTATTTAACCTGCCGATTTCTCTATCTCAATCGGAGTTATCTACCACCCACGGCTCGTAG
- the rpsT gene encoding 30S ribosomal protein S20 has protein sequence MANIKSALKRIETSERNRLRNKAYKSAVKTLMKRYFAALEDYRVDPSPEKMEVVQTRLAAAYSKVDKAVKRGVLHRNAGANRKARMARALKAQETQLAS, from the coding sequence GTGGCGAATATTAAGTCTGCGCTGAAGCGCATCGAAACTTCGGAACGAAACCGACTGCGGAATAAAGCTTACAAGTCGGCGGTCAAGACCTTGATGAAGCGCTACTTTGCTGCACTGGAAGACTATAGGGTGGATCCATCCCCGGAAAAGATGGAGGTCGTTCAGACCCGTCTGGCAGCAGCTTACAGCAAAGTTGATAAGGCTGTGAAGCGAGGTGTGCTTCATCGCAATGCCGGGGCTAATCGCAAAGCCCGCATGGCTAGGGCTCTGAAGGCTCAGGAGACTCAGTTAGCTTCTTAA